The following are encoded together in the Zonotrichia albicollis isolate bZonAlb1 chromosome 10, bZonAlb1.hap1, whole genome shotgun sequence genome:
- the LOC141730414 gene encoding uncharacterized protein LOC141730414, with protein sequence MSRRPWVRAGSCAPARCCSQRPRGLFSRLPWARAGCPWSPGPAGLRAGTAAPRAAAGPLPPALGSPWPAAAGSAPQGSAARGGRGWAQAAPGPGAEPAPTLPSCRSLQLAEDRSRAAEHLRRALRYLESPQEPLREAAVRFMGMTGRCLRRQQQELRLIWTALQARRQRASPSCRDLENEAEFPQRAEELGTSSGSSQPVPQEEHQETPKRTLPPSTAGSPGTADAGQSSCGFSPLPAC encoded by the exons ATGTCGAGGAGgccctg ggtgcgggctggcagctgtgcccctgcccgctgctgcagccagaggccgcgcgggctcttctccaggctcccgtgggcccgagccgggtgcccatggagccccggcccggcggggctgcgggccggcaccgcggctccccgggcagcagccggccctctgccccctgccctcggcagcccttggccagcggctgctggctccgcgcctcagggctctgcggccaggggaggccggggttgggcgcaggcagcgcccggcccaggggctgagcccgcgccaacccttccctcctgccgctctctgcagctggcagaggacaggagccgagcggccgagcacctgcgccgggccctgcgctacctggagagcccacaggagccgctgcgagaggcggccgtcaggttcatgg gcatgacCGGGCGGTgcctcaggaggcagcagcaagagctccggCTGATCTGGacag CCCTGCAAGCCCGGAGGCAACGTGCCAGCCCATCCTGCCGTGACCTGGAAAATGAAGCCGAGTTTCCCCAAAGAGCTGAAGAACTGGGGACGTCTTCTGGATCCAGTCAACCAGTGCCCCAAGAAGAGCACCAGGAGACACCCAAGAGGACACtgcctcccagcactgctggaagtcctggcacagctgatgcTGGGCAGAGTTCTTGTGGCTTcagccctctccctgcctgttgA